Genomic segment of Drosophila takahashii strain IR98-3 E-12201 chromosome X, DtakHiC1v2, whole genome shotgun sequence:
AATAGtggatattaaatataaatatttggaatttaatgTAGAGGTTATAGACAATTTATAATATCCTCTTAACcagagaataaataaataagtttcaTATTTGTCTCTTTAAACCGAAGTAGCTCTTACCTTAttgtatagaattttttcttctttgatTTTCCTTACAGAATATCCCGAAACTATAAGaagattttaaaacaagaagtgctttataaataatatttggaatttaatgTACAGGTTACAGACAATTTATAATATCGTTTTAACAggagaataaataataaataataataaatgaatttcatGTTTGTCTTTTTAAACCATATAAGCTATtcctaatttaattatttttgtaataatattaatatttgtatttaaatatttacaattttaaatcaaataagcTCTTAGcttattttatagaattttccCTCCTTTGATTTTCCTTGTATAATATCCTGATTATCACCACCGCAAATATCTCAGTCAAtctatttttcccattttcacaattttcattttgcgtGCGATGTTGCCATTTTGCAGTGGATTCTCATAGCCACGGATCCGCCCCAATCAATTAGCCAAATTGTGCATAAATTTGTGGACGCTTATCAATGTCAATATTATCAttacaacaaatatttatgctatatatatgtataaaagtGCTGTAGATATATATTCAGATGGGCGTGACTGCTCCccttttttccgcttttctaTTTAtctatggcaaaaaattaacACATATTTCACTTTATAGCCAGCGAATATTATCGGAACTCTGGCGGGTGAGGGGAACATTGCCGATATTTGCTTCAGGTTTTCCACCCCCTTCTGACCATGTTTTTTCCTCCagttttccctgtttttccTATCGCCCCCCCTTTCCCCACCCCTTTTTCTTTCGGTCGTTTGCGGGCTAATACAATAAATTGCAATATCGATAAAATACACGAACGTCACGCGTCGCTCACGGCTCACGCCCCCGCCCCCTGCCTCCTCTTCCACCGCCTTTTTTCCAGTTACCAATCCCCCTTTCACCCCCAGAACCCCCGCCCCTGTTTCACTCATTCACTCATTAGATGTCCTCGTTTTATGGGCGCTGCTTCTTTCGTGCTTAGTCCTAGACTTTTGGGGTTTATCGGGGGAGGGGTAGGTCCTGGGCTACACagacagaaaaaatatatccttGAGACTGAtctctattttatttgaaatatatgTATTCTTAAACTTCTGtgttcaaaaatttaaacaaatgtttatattttcagaaaaacttgttaaaaaacatttatatttttgaagaatatcttctttttttaacggttcagatattgctttttagaaaattgggttgccgaaatattttatattattattgtagcttttttatttcttagaaaaaaattcatgATTATagggaaaatgtttttttaaggcaaTCCTTGTTTACGATTTCCAATAATTAAgcaaacctttcttgatgtaaggaaaatttccttgactttagaaataaatttcttgcacttagaaaaaataaattgtaagtgcgattttttttcatttgcgTGCTTGTATAGCTTCacacaagaaaaataaaatattaagtaaTTAAGGcggaaatttataaaacaaatataattttttcctgtgcaATGCAGTCTGAATAATCTGGGGTCCTTCGCCACTTCAAGCCcatccaaaaagaaaaaaaaaggaggaaaatcCGCTCACTCCTCTGATATCTTCGTTGTTGTTGACTGTCTGCGCAAATGGCGcagcaaattgaatttcatttATTGATTATCCTggcgttttattttatttttttcctgcgTCTTTTGGAAGCCGCCCAAGGACCTCGAGCGGAGagaaaaaccgaaaccaaaacaaaaacaagaacacATCGCagaatgtaacttggtttcaCTGATTTGGTTTGTATTGCCCGTGGGAAAGTGGGAAAGCGGGCAGGTCGGAAAGGCGGCAAGGGGcgggaaaagggggcggggcccGGTCGGCAATTTATGGCCCGACGGAAGGTGAATTCAATTTTCTGTTGCAGGCCTAACGAAAGTTTTGATTCAGAGAGCGAAATCTAGTTGCCAGATGATTGGTTTGGGGGGATTATctgatttatattatatttattccgCACAAAATGCCCGTGTTTACATCAATTTCTGTACATAATTGAATAACTAAATAATTCCATAagtaaatgtaaataagtCGCAATATGCTTTCGACGGTAGGTGTTTCTTCCGTTTAACTTTAAGACAAACTGAGTGGCATTTGTGGGTAAATATTCTAAATTAAATAGGTACTTTTTGATCTTATTTCaaacgaaaaatattaattaatttatttagtttctaAATTTTGCCTTCCAGCCGAAAAGTCTCTTTGAGAGCCACTTACGATATCCATTCTTTCGAAAGAAATACATCTACACCTGCTTAATTTATGCTCGACCAGCTACTGCACcataatttttctttatcaTTCCCATAATATGATAATCTCTCGGGTCTTGTCTTCTACCTCTCCTCTTTTCTtgtctttttcttctttaagGCCTCTCATTCAGCCATTTTTTGATGTATGACCCACTAGTCACATAGATACTCCCGGCTGCGAGTGTGTGCGTTAAGTTGTCATTATGATTGACAACAAAGTCGACGTGCCTTGCTTTTCTAATGGGCCACATCGATTAATTCAATTGTGCGGAGACGGTTAATGCAGTGCCACCTTTTAGAGGTTCGCCAAGACTTTGTTCAAGCCAGCaaggaaaaaaacaagaaggcACTTACAAGGCactgaaaattataatattaatgtttaaataataagGAGATATTTACTTCTAatcaattataatattaagtaatattttatacatttatttcaaatgTATCAATAATAAAGAGAGGTTAATTTCTAATCAATTTtatgaatacaaaatatttaaaatgttatttaactTAGGTCTTTATttataatcaattaaaatattaaattttgttttataatatttaattttagtcagtATATTTTTcccttaattgatttttatttaagtgcatttaaaattgcctatttatttttaaacctttttttgccattttatcACAAAACTCTTTCTCACTTGAAATTCGCATTCcgaatttttgaaaatgaatAAACACTTTTAGGTCGATAATTTTATTCTGTCTTTCTATATTTGGCATTTAAAATGcccgtttttttttcagcaGTGTGGTTGAAAGTTCGTATGCTAATTTGGAACCTTTAAACCCCTCGAAagacttacaaaaaaaaaaaacacacagccCACACGCAATGGATTCTTCATACCTAAACTTATTTATttcgtttcggttttcggttcgCTTTCGGCTTACAACTTCATTTAAATGCAGAAGCCGCCgcacgaaaaaaataaaaaaggagaaaagaaatgaacaaaaaaagCGAATGCTCTcgaatatgaaattttagttttttgatcCGAAAGCATTTTGACAGCCAAAAAGTTCTTTTTCATTTCGAGTCTTTGCATTTAGATGCTAATGCCAGGGGCGTGGAGTGAAGCGAGCGAAGGGGGGTGGGCAAAAGCAGGGGCGCGCCACACGCCAGCTGCATAATTGATAAGGGGGGCGGGGGGAAATCCAGGAGAGGGCGGGCGAGATGAATGCAAATCGCAACGAATGCAGATAACCTTGTTAAGATGCCAATTACGAAAATTAACTTGGCCCTCTTGCACCGACGAACTTATTGATTTTGCATTTGAGTTCGAAGCCAAAAGCGCTGGGTTTCCCCCCATTTCCACCTCCATGTCGCTATTAGAGTTGTCGAAACCTCGATAAAGCTTGggatataattaatttgtaattttgtcAAACActattaggaattttttttctggagtttgccatttcaatttaaaaaaaaaaaaaaattaatttaaacataacatattttatttatctatctaaaactttaactttcttCAGTCATCGCTTCTTATCACCATCTCTAATGCCCCGAACTATTTTCCTGcacttaaatgtttttcactATTTTGACCCACTCTTCTTGGCAACCTCATTGCTCAATTGGCAAATGTGTGCGCCACCCCTCGGAAAATGCACACCCCTGCCCCGCACCACGCTGCCGCCAGTGCCATTTTCCCCCCGAGGAAAACTTTATGCCAAAAGGAAATGACAAGAGGTGAGAGCGAGCGGAGCGGGAAAAATGCGAGGAAATTCACTCGACGGAAGCAGAGACAGTTTGAAATAATTACATTGCACAAATCGAAGGGGTATCCAAAAGGGGGGCAATATACATACACCCATCGAACAATTGGGGCCGGGGAAaagcattttccattttccgaaCCACAGAAGTTGCTGCCAGACGGCAGACATGGGCTCAAATGCAGCAAAAGTACAAATAATTTCATTATAATGCAGGGAGAATGTGGTTAAGGGGCGGTGGCTTATAGGGGAGGGGTTTTAGAAGGGGGTTCTAGAAGGGGGGACCCCAACAGGTTAAGCAGCCACTGGAATGAAGGGAATAACGACAGAATGCCAGGAAAAACAGAGTGGGACGAAcgacaacagcaactgcaacagcagcagcagcagcaacatcgagaGCCAGCAGCAATAATTGCCAGTGAAACACAAGCAGCAGCAATATCAATATCTGAGCTAAGTGCAATActaactgctgctgctgcaggactgcaaaaaagaaagaaaaataataataatctgcAGTTAGAACGACAAACTGGAATACCCTTGTGGGTCCACTCTTTTAGGGACAGATGATTCGTAGCTATTGCTcattaaagttggaaaaagACAATATATTGGCTTTAgcgatatataaaaaacaaataaaatatccaCGAAACCCCAAGAATTATAAatgggagcagcagcagccacaaactgagaaaattaaatcagaaacataaataatagAAGGAATTCcaagagcaacagcagcggcagcagcaacatattATGGCCACAACTCGCCAGGTGCAACAGCAaggcaaaaaataacagtcaCATTAGCAGCAATATTAAGAGTtaaggcagcaacaacagcagcaacttcTGGGGCAACAGCAATACGCGggtacagcagcaacattatGAATCaaaccgcagcagcaacatctgcacaggaaaaaaataggaaattaaatatgatttaataaataagcTAATATCTAAATCATATAAATCTAAATCATCatactttatataatattataatataaaaaatatatgtttatacCAGACTTTATGAGTTTTTtcattctaaaaaataaaaatatatttcctttacctattttatttttttataaaaaatatttatattatagcttttttaattgttataattaaaatatgatttttctcaaaattaatCAAGTCAATGCCAATTTTGCCCTGTGTAGCTGCTGCCGCAACAGCAACTGTAATaatcgcagcagcaacataatCAACTGTAGCAGTGGCAAcacggcagcaacatgcaatattagcagccacagcagcaacatgaagAACCTGAGCAGCGACAGCAACatgcagcagcaactggaacaacagcagcaacatgagaCATAATACCAGTTTGCAACTGTTTGCTGCTCCTCTGTTTTCCCTGCTTTATGTGGGGACAGAGCGTGGGGACAAAGTCGTCTATAAATAGCAAATACTGTTGACAGAGGCGTCGTCTGGGGAGGGGGAGGTGCAGTTTCCACGGTGGCTAAAAGGGGGGAGGCTCCCGACTGAAAAGTCTCAGTTGCAGCGACAACGACGACAGCAAATGCGTATTAATTGCGACAGCAGTTCGTCAACATTCCACAGAGAGCCAAGAAAAGGGGGATACTTCGGGGTGATATAGGGAAGATATGGCCAAGATGTACCAACATCACAGGCAGAAGCACAGGCtggagcagcaacaacaacataatTAAAACTGCCAACATGGCGCGTGATCGGCAGACATCGATAAGCGTAACTCGAGACAAGTCGATCAAAGTGGCAAGAGAAGTCCATCCTTCGGCCaagaaaacatatatatatgtatgtgtatcgGGGAACGAGTAGCCGCGAAAGGTGTGACAAACAGAAGCCTTGCGGTTGGATATTAGAATACATTAGAAAAGATGGCCGAGGAACCGGAGGATCCATGAAGCAGTCACATTTCTGAGGTTAACCAATATCTGGTGAAGCCATAAAGGCGGACGACGAGTTGAAATGGTGGTGCCCTCTATAGGAAAAATATGGTGCATAGCAAGGCATATCACCTTTAActctctttattatttaattaaaaaactttgaaatatagtttatatctttttcaaattataccaactttattcaaatttcaacTGATGAAACCTCTTTTAGCTTATAACTTACATTGCGTATATTTATGTCTCATTATCTGattggcaaataaaataactttCAACAGGACCTAATAAATCAGCCATTTTCCCATAACTCCCCTTATATATAATAACGCAATCACCGCTATCGTTGGGCTCTCCCTCATACCAGTTTAAAAAGGGGGCAGACTTTCCGGAGGCCGTAGATATGAACTTGCCATCTTCCCTCTTAATGCCAGTCCAATACCAAGATTGGTAAAGTTTCGGCATTATGGCTGCGATTTCCTCTTGGTTTTTGAAAGCCGCCAAATAGCCGCCCATTCCACGACATGTTTCTGCAGCCTCAGTGCAGTTTTTCTGAAAACCATGTtcgatataaaaatatctagaGCCAATAAGCTCGAACCTTGGATCGATGGTTTTGGATTTGATTGTGGAAAGGGTTTCGAAAAGGGTTTTCTGAAAGGCCGATAATTGGTTCTCCAGCGCCATAAGTTGGTTTTCAGTTTTGTTTTGAAGCTCCTTTAGTTGGGCTTCCATTTTGATGTCGAACATCCGTATTTGTCCCTCCGTTCCGTTTAATCTCTCCTCAAAGGATTCACAAATGGCTATATTCTGAACCTCCAGTTTTTTCTGAACCGCCAGAAGTTGGACATCCATTTCGGCTTGCATGGATGTCTGCTGGTCTCTTATATTAGTGTGCATTTCCTTCAGTTGGGTCTTTAACTCGGAATTCGAGACCAAAAGTTGTTTTTCCGTCACATTCAGCCTCTCCTCGAAGTCGTCCTTTGTTATCGTCGTCTGCTGGTCCTCCAGATTCGTCTGAAGATATTGCAGCTGACTTTTGAGCTCGGAACTCATCCCATTGAGTTTGGTTTGCATTGATGTATCCTGGTCCTCCATTTTGG
This window contains:
- the LOC108065480 gene encoding protein CASP-like, with amino-acid sequence MLKLTYFSVLLLIILVSQGSVAKSQDNGRSTCLLQDPQNQCGDFCLSKIHPMIELVPETNSKLERIYREQQSIQMKLVAVQSTVEAQRISMQNSLKNITTSEDLKNQLQLLTTKMEDQDTSMQTKLNGMSSELKSQLQYLQTNLEDQQTTITKDDFEERLNVTEKQLLVSNSELKTQLKEMHTNIRDQQTSMQAEMDVQLLAVQKKLEVQNIAICESFEERLNGTEGQIRMFDIKMEAQLKELQNKTENQLMALENQLSAFQKTLFETLSTIKSKTIDPRFELIGSRYFYIEHGFQKNCTEAAETCRGMGGYLAAFKNQEEIAAIMPKLYQSWYWTGIKREDGKFISTASGKSAPFLNWYEGEPNDSEGTTISTRRPPLWLHQILVNLRNVTASWILRFLGHLF